The DNA window CCATAGAAATATTAAAAATAAATGATATAATAGAAGAAATCACTATTGGTAAAGATCGATATTATGAATTGAAATTGTTTAGTGAAAAAAGGATGCACATTCATTTTACGTGTAAAAAATGTAATAAAATCTATGATTATGATAAAACAGAAATGATTTTAGATTTGATTCGACTACGGAATTTTACAGAAAAAGAATATCATGTAGATGTAGAAGATATGAAGATTGTTATGAAGGGAATTTGTCAAAATTGTAGGAGGTGAAGTTTTGCCGAGGCCAACGAAACCGAGAAAGATTGCTTTTATGCCTGAAAATAGATATTTTATACCTGTTGGAAAGATGCGTTGTCATATTCAGGAGATTCAGTTAAAGCTTGAAGAAGTGGAAGCTATGCGGCTAAAGGATATTGAAAAACTTTCACAAGAAGAATGTGCGGAAAAAATGCATGTTTCAAGACAAACCTTTCAATTGATTATTGATGAAGCCAGGAGAAAGGTTGCCCAGGCTCTTACAGAAGGAAGAGCTATCAGTATTGAAGGTGGAAATTATACTTTGAATATTTGTAAATATGAATGTAAAAACTGTGGACATGAATTTAAAGAAGCTTATGAGAAGGAAATACATGTTTGTCCTAAATGTGATTCTAGTGAGGTTGTATGTGTTGATCAAGGAAGATTCTGTATGAAAGGTTGCAGAAAACCTTGGTGCAAAGGAAAAGAGATGAATAAATAAAAGTCGAGATATTTTCTCGACTTTTATTTGTTTATTGACAATAAAATAGCCTTATGGGATGATGAATAAAAGTAGAGAGGGTGAAAGGAATGCCTAAGATTACAAAGATAGAGCAGCAAAAAAATGAGAATAGGGTAAGTTTATATGTAGACGATGAATTTTTTATGGGAATAAATAAGGAAATTGTTTATACATTAATGTTAAAGATAGGGCAAGAGGTTGAAAAAGAAAGGCTTGAACATATTATCACAGAAGAAATGTATTTAAAAGCGAAAAGTAAAGCTTTAAAATTATTACATTTTTCTTCTCGAACAGAAAAAGAAATGAGAGAAAGACTCAAAAAAAATGAATACAGTGAGGAAACCATTGAAAGAGTGATAGCATTCTTAAAAGAATATAATTTTATTAATGATTCAGAACTCACAAAACATATGGTAAGAAATAAATCTATAGGAAAAAAGTATGGAAAAAAGAGAATCAAGCAGGATTTATATAGAAAAGGTATTGATATGAATCTCATAGAAAATACTATAGAAGAAGAAATAGATGAAGAAAAAGAATATGAAAATGCATTGAGCTTAGCACAAAAAAAGATGAAAACCATAAAAGATACGGACCAAAGAAAAATATATGAAAAGTTGGGAAGATATTTAGCTTATAGGGGATATGAATATGATTTGATTCGGAAAGTAATCAATCGTTGTTTAAAATAAAAATGCTTGGAGGAGAGGTATGAATTATATACATAAGTATGCAGAGCCATTTTTTTATGAAGGAAATGATGAAGGATGTTTGTTAATTCATGGATTTACAGGAACACCTAGTCATATGCGTTTGTTAGGAAATGCATTAAAAGGAGAAGGGTATACAGTAAAGGGGATTTTGTTAAAGGGCCATGGTACTTGTGTAGAAGATATGAAAAATTGTAATTGGAAGGATTGGATGAAGGATGCAATGGAAGGATATGAAGAGCTTCGAAAAAAATGCAGCAAAGTATATGTTATGGGATTATCTATGGGTGGTGTATTATCCTTGCTATTAGCAGAGAAGTATCCAGTAGAAAAAGTAATCTCTATTGCAGCCCCTGTTCGTATATATGATCGATTGGCAAAATTCTCTTTCATTGCAAAATATTTTATGCCTTATAAAAGGTGGAAATCATCCCCTGTACAACAAGAAGAAGAATCAACCTATAAAATTGCCTATGATGCTCTTCCAGTAGGGACTGTTCCAAGTCTTTTAAAATTAATGAAAAAAGCAGAGAAAAATTTATTAAAAATCACCTGCCCCACATTGATTATTCAATCCCATATGGACCAAACAGTAAAGCCAATAAGTGCTAAAATCATTCATGATAAAATTGCTTCAAAAGAAAAAGAAATTCTTTGGCTAGAGAGGTCAAAGCATGTTTGTACTTTAGGACCTGAAAGAGAATATATGCATAAGAAAATTATTACATTTTTAAAAAATTGAAGATTTTTCAAAATCGACAAAACCAATATTTTTCCACAAAAAAACGACATAAATAAAAAGGCTTTCGTGAATTTTTAGAGAATAATTTATACTTTAAGACAAAATAAAGAGTATAAGATTAGTATGAAAAAAGGGGGACTTTTATGATAGATTTTGAAAAAAATAAAGATCAAATACCTGAGTTAGAAGAAGGAAAAAATATTTTAGGGAAATGGGCATCTTTTTTTATTCATCGATATAGGATTGTATATTTGATTATTGCTGCTATATTCGTATGGGGAATAGGAGAATTTATTTCATTACCGAGAGAGCTTTCTCCTGAAATTGTTCTTCCTTATGGTCAAGTTCTAACTACTTATGTAGGGGCAGCACCTGAAGAGATAGAAAAATTGATTACGGATAAAATAGAAAAAAAGATGGATGAATTGGAAAATGTAAAAAAAATCACCTCTACCTCAGGATATGGATATTCTTCTGTATTTGTTGAGTTTGAGCATGGAACAGATATGGATGATGCGCAGCAGAAAATGAAAGATAAGATTTCATCCATACAATCAGAATTACCAAAGGATGCAGAAGATCCAGATGTTATAAGTTTAGAGACGAATAACTCACCTATTATGATTATTAATGTAAGTGGAGATTATGATTTTGTTACCCTAAAGAACCTAACAGAAAAAATACAGGATGAAATAGAAAAAATGAAGGAGATTTCAGATGTACTTCTGATAGGAGGCCTTGAAAGGGAAATCAAAATTATTGTAGACCCACAAAAGCTTTCTGCTTATAATATTTCCTTAGATGAAATTAAAAGGGCTATAGATGCATCGAATGTAAATTTTCCAGGAGGAAATGTTGAATTAGAGGATAAAAATTACAATATACGTACGGTAGGAGAGTTTAAAGATGTAAAAGAGATTGAAAATATAGCCATTACTTATATAGGAAGTAGCCCACTACTTCTTAAAGATCTAGCACAAGTAGAAGATGGATACAAAGATGCAGAATCTTATTCAAGAATGTCCTATGGACTAAAAAGTGATCATCCTTCTGTTAAAAAAGCAGTTGCTTTATCTATAAAGAAAAAGGAAACAGCAGATATTATTAAGACAAGTGAAAAAATACATGATCTTATTCAAAATGGAAAGGGAAGTTTGTATCCTGAGGATTTACAAGTAGAAATAAGTGGAGATACGGCTGAATTTGTAGAAGATTCCCTAGGAACTGTTGTGAATAATGCAAAGGGAGGATTGCTCCTTGTAATCATTGTATTGTTCTTATTTATAGGTTTAGGAGAATCCTTAGTAGTATCCCTTGTGATTCCTTTATCTATACTGATTACTTTTGGATTTATGGGAATTGCAGGAATGACCTTTAATACTATGTCTTTATTTTCATTAGTTCTTGCAGTAGGAATGCTTGTAGATAACGGTATTGTTATTATGGAGAATATAGATCGCCTTCGATTTAAAGGTTTACCGGCAAAACTTGCTGCAGAAGTGGGGACCAATCAGATTGCACCAGCTATTGCAGCATCAACCCTTACAACCCTTGCAGCATTTTTTCCAATACTCCTAACCCCTGGGATTATGGGTTCATTTATAAAAACCATTCCAAAGACGGTTATGTTTGCTCTTAGTGCCTCCTTTATAGTAGCCATTACCATTACACCAGCATTGTGTGGAATTGTACTAAAAAAACATAGAAGTGAAGAAAAAATAAAAAAGCATCCAGCAATGGAAAAAATATTAAAAATTTCTTCTATCGTGCTAGTATTTGCTTTATCTATGTATGCTTTTAAAGAGGAAGGAACAAATGGATTTGGGATCCTTTCTATCCTATTAGCCATGATTTTTTCTATAGGTATGGGAATCAAACACTTTGGGAAGAAAAAAGAAAGCAAAGAGAGTTTGATTATAAAGACTTATGGAGCGTTTTTATACCATATTCTAGGAAGCAAATGGAAAAGACTAATGGTTATAGGGATTACTATTATTAGTTTGGTTTTAAGTATTTTATTGATTCCACTAGGGATCTTGAAGGTAGAAATGTTTTCTCAAGAAGATTATGAACGTTTATATATAAATATTGAAACACCAAAGGGAACAAATTTAGATACGACCTCAGCAATCGCCCAAGAGGTAGAACAAAGATTATTCCAGTTTCCTGAGATTGAAACCTTTGTTTCAAATGTAGGGATTACAGGGGCAGATAGTTTTGATAATATGGGTGTTGGATCTGGTGGTACACCTAATATGGCTAGAATTATTATTGATTTATCGGATAAGGAAGAAAGAGAACGATCCAGTATGACTTTAGCAAAAATTATGAGGAATAGGATAAAAGATATTCCAGGGGCAAAAATCACTGTAGAAGAATTAAAGGATGGACCTCCAACGGGTAGCCCTATATCTATTCGGATTGTAGGAGAAAACCTAGAAGAGCTAAAAAGAATTGCAGGTGATTTTGAAGAAATTCTTAAAAAAATTAATGGAACAATTGATGTGAAAAATAGCATAGAGGAAGGAGCACCTGAAATACAGGTTAAAGTCAATAAGGAAAGAGCTGTATATTTTGGACTCAATGATCAAATGATTGCTATGAGTGTTAGAAACGCTGTACATGGTGTGAAAGGGACTATTTTTAGAAGTAATCAAGATGAAATAGATGTGATGATTCGAACAAGTAAGGATCAATTAAATGCTATAGAAGATTTAGAAAAAATATATTTCTATTCAAAATTTAATCAGCCTATTCCATTTTCACAGGTAGCCAAATTAGTTGAAACAAAAAGTATATCTTCCATAGGTCATGAAGATTTAAAAAGACGTGTCAATGTTTCATCTAATTTAAAGGCAGGAATGATTCCTATGGAGGTAACCAAGGAATTCAAAGAAGCTATCAAAAAATATTCCTTACCAGAGGGTGTAAGGATTGAATATGGTGGAGAAGAAGAGAGTACAAAGGAATCTTTTACAGACATGTTTAAAAATATGATTATTGCTGCCATATTGGTATTTATTATATTGGCAGTACAGTTTAATTCACTGTCTCAGCCCTTTATTATATTATTTGCAGTGCCAATGGCACTTATTGGGGTTATGCCAGGACTTGTGATTACAGGAAATCATTTTGGATTTTTAGCATTTTTAGGGGTAGTTGCCCTTGTAGGGATTGCTGTAAATGATGCTATTGTATTAGTGGATTATATCAATTATCTAAGAAAAAATGGTTATGAATTAAAAGAAGCTGTAAAGGAAACAGGTATGACTAGATTTGTTCCAGTAATGGCAACAACCATTACTACTATTGGAGGAATTTTGCCAATGACTCTAAAGCAGTCCTTCTATGGGCAAATGGGATATGCACTAATCTTTGGGCTTGGTATGGCTACCATACTTACATTGATCGTTGTCCCAGTATTATATTCGCTCCTTGAAGAGTATAAAAGTAAACGAAAATTGAAGAAAACAATCCTGTGTAAGGAATAGAAAGGGAGTGAAATGATTGAAAAAATTATGGATGATATTCTTTATAATATCTTTTAGTAGTATTCTCTTTATTGGATGTGGAAAGAATATAGAAGAAGTAAATACAGAAAAGGTAGAGAAGAATACAGAAGAAATTATTTATGTAAAAACAGAACAGGTAGGGGTAATGGATTTTTCAAGTGTATTGTCTTTACCAGGAACCTTAAAGCCAAAGGACGAAGCCATCGTTACAGGAAAAGTAAATGGGGTTGTAGAAAATATTTATGCAGATTTGGGAAGTAATGTAAAAAAAGAAGGATTGCTTTGTAAAATAGATGATACAGTGTATGGCTTGCAGTATGAAAAAGAAAAAAAGGGACTTAATAGTGAAAAATTACAGTTTGAAAATCTTGAAAAAAATTATGAAAGAAATAAGGCCCTTTATGAAAATAAGGTCATATCTCAATCAGATTTTGAAAATATAGAAAAAGAATATGGTATGGCAAAGGAGCATTTAGAGATTACAAAAAAAAATGTAGCTTTAGCAAAGAAGAATCTGGAGGATACTCATATAAAAGCCCCTATATCAGGGATTATTAGTGAAAAAAATATTTTAAAAGGGCAAAATATAGGTCCTGGAGATCAGCTTTTTAAGATTGTAAATGTAAATCAGATGTATGCTACTATAGGTGTAGCCCCAAAAGATATTTTCTATGTGAAAAAAGGTCAAGAGGCTAGAATTAAACTAGATGTTTCCCAAAATATTTTTAAAGGTAAAGTTGCAAATATTGGACCAGAACCAGATGGGCAAACAAAAACGTATCCAGTGAAAATTTTATTAGATAATCCTGAAAATAAGCTAAAATCAGGTATGTTTGCAGCTGTAGAAATTATAATAGACACACATACAAGTACATTAGCAGTGCCTAAAAAAGCAGTGATCAAAGAGAATGAGAAAAGTTATATTTTTATACAGAAAGATGAAAAAGCAGTTAAAAAAGAAGTAAAGATTGGTTTTGAAAAAGATGATTATTATGAAATAATAGAGGCAATAAATAAAGGTGAAAAAGTTATTGTTGTTGGAAATGAAAAATTAGAAGATGGAAGTATTGTTAAGGTGAAATAAGAAAAAAATAAGTTTTGAGTATTGTTTATATACAAATAGTATAGTTGTTATTTTAGTGTGTACAAAACTATAAATATATTAAATTTGTAGATCATTTTCTATAGAAATAGAAAATGATCTATTTATTTGACCATAGACCATAGGGTAATGGGAATATTTTATAAAAAAGGATAATATTTATTGAAGAAACTATTCATATTCAGAGGAATAAGTAGTATAATATCTGTTAGATAATGAAAAACATGGGAAAAATGAGAAGTTGAAAAGTATTGTTAAATTGAAATAGGGACGGATGAAAGCCGTCCTCTATTTATGCAATGAATACGAAAAATCTCAGAGAAAGTCAGAGGATGAATAAAAATGAAAAAGATATATGGTGTAATCTATTCAATGATCTCAGCTGCTTTATTTGGTTTACAACCTGTTTTAGCAAAAATAGCCTATAACAATGGTATGAATACAACTACTTTATTGTTTTTAAGATTTTTTCTGGGAGCCATTATGATTTTTACATATATGAATGTGAAGCATATTGATTTTAAGATTAATAAAAAACAAGGAAATTATCTTATCTTTCTAGGGATTGTAGGATATGGATTAACCGCGTTTTTGCTTTTTCTAGCTTATCATTATATATCTGTAGGACTTGCTACTATATTACATTTTGTTTATCCAATATTTGTAACTATCTTGGCATTTATATTATATAAAGAAAAGTTAAAGATGAATAAAATATTGGCATTGGTATTATCCGGATTTGGCATATATTTTTTAGTAGGAGATGGATACTTACATCTTAATATGAAAGGGGTAATCCTTGCTCTTATTTCAGGGATATCTTATGCTGTTTATATGGTGGGGCTTGCCAATAAATTATTCGAAGACTTAAATAATTATGTGATGACTTTTTACTTGAGCTTAGTAGCTGCAATTTTCCTTATTGTATTAGGTTTTGTGAATAATAGTATTGTACTCCATATGAATAAAATTGGAATGAGTATTGCAATTAGTATTGCTTTTATTTCTAGTGTTATAGCCCCTATGTTACTCCTAGAAGGAATTCGAATCATAGGTCCTTCTAACGCGGCTATAT is part of the Crassaminicella profunda genome and encodes:
- a CDS encoding Fur family transcriptional regulator, translated to MKSKMQMIEEILKGKNIKLTKQRKAIVKVFLEHDEHFKPEEVYDLVKNQGIGLATVYRTIEILKINDIIEEITIGKDRYYELKLFSEKRMHIHFTCKKCNKIYDYDKTEMILDLIRLRNFTEKEYHVDVEDMKIVMKGICQNCRR
- a CDS encoding DUF134 domain-containing protein, whose protein sequence is MPRPTKPRKIAFMPENRYFIPVGKMRCHIQEIQLKLEEVEAMRLKDIEKLSQEECAEKMHVSRQTFQLIIDEARRKVAQALTEGRAISIEGGNYTLNICKYECKNCGHEFKEAYEKEIHVCPKCDSSEVVCVDQGRFCMKGCRKPWCKGKEMNK
- the recX gene encoding recombination regulator RecX codes for the protein MPKITKIEQQKNENRVSLYVDDEFFMGINKEIVYTLMLKIGQEVEKERLEHIITEEMYLKAKSKALKLLHFSSRTEKEMRERLKKNEYSEETIERVIAFLKEYNFINDSELTKHMVRNKSIGKKYGKKRIKQDLYRKGIDMNLIENTIEEEIDEEKEYENALSLAQKKMKTIKDTDQRKIYEKLGRYLAYRGYEYDLIRKVINRCLK
- a CDS encoding alpha/beta hydrolase, with protein sequence MNYIHKYAEPFFYEGNDEGCLLIHGFTGTPSHMRLLGNALKGEGYTVKGILLKGHGTCVEDMKNCNWKDWMKDAMEGYEELRKKCSKVYVMGLSMGGVLSLLLAEKYPVEKVISIAAPVRIYDRLAKFSFIAKYFMPYKRWKSSPVQQEEESTYKIAYDALPVGTVPSLLKLMKKAEKNLLKITCPTLIIQSHMDQTVKPISAKIIHDKIASKEKEILWLERSKHVCTLGPEREYMHKKIITFLKN
- a CDS encoding efflux RND transporter permease subunit — encoded protein: MIDFEKNKDQIPELEEGKNILGKWASFFIHRYRIVYLIIAAIFVWGIGEFISLPRELSPEIVLPYGQVLTTYVGAAPEEIEKLITDKIEKKMDELENVKKITSTSGYGYSSVFVEFEHGTDMDDAQQKMKDKISSIQSELPKDAEDPDVISLETNNSPIMIINVSGDYDFVTLKNLTEKIQDEIEKMKEISDVLLIGGLEREIKIIVDPQKLSAYNISLDEIKRAIDASNVNFPGGNVELEDKNYNIRTVGEFKDVKEIENIAITYIGSSPLLLKDLAQVEDGYKDAESYSRMSYGLKSDHPSVKKAVALSIKKKETADIIKTSEKIHDLIQNGKGSLYPEDLQVEISGDTAEFVEDSLGTVVNNAKGGLLLVIIVLFLFIGLGESLVVSLVIPLSILITFGFMGIAGMTFNTMSLFSLVLAVGMLVDNGIVIMENIDRLRFKGLPAKLAAEVGTNQIAPAIAASTLTTLAAFFPILLTPGIMGSFIKTIPKTVMFALSASFIVAITITPALCGIVLKKHRSEEKIKKHPAMEKILKISSIVLVFALSMYAFKEEGTNGFGILSILLAMIFSIGMGIKHFGKKKESKESLIIKTYGAFLYHILGSKWKRLMVIGITIISLVLSILLIPLGILKVEMFSQEDYERLYINIETPKGTNLDTTSAIAQEVEQRLFQFPEIETFVSNVGITGADSFDNMGVGSGGTPNMARIIIDLSDKEERERSSMTLAKIMRNRIKDIPGAKITVEELKDGPPTGSPISIRIVGENLEELKRIAGDFEEILKKINGTIDVKNSIEEGAPEIQVKVNKERAVYFGLNDQMIAMSVRNAVHGVKGTIFRSNQDEIDVMIRTSKDQLNAIEDLEKIYFYSKFNQPIPFSQVAKLVETKSISSIGHEDLKRRVNVSSNLKAGMIPMEVTKEFKEAIKKYSLPEGVRIEYGGEEESTKESFTDMFKNMIIAAILVFIILAVQFNSLSQPFIILFAVPMALIGVMPGLVITGNHFGFLAFLGVVALVGIAVNDAIVLVDYINYLRKNGYELKEAVKETGMTRFVPVMATTITTIGGILPMTLKQSFYGQMGYALIFGLGMATILTLIVVPVLYSLLEEYKSKRKLKKTILCKE
- a CDS encoding efflux RND transporter periplasmic adaptor subunit codes for the protein MKKLWMIFFIISFSSILFIGCGKNIEEVNTEKVEKNTEEIIYVKTEQVGVMDFSSVLSLPGTLKPKDEAIVTGKVNGVVENIYADLGSNVKKEGLLCKIDDTVYGLQYEKEKKGLNSEKLQFENLEKNYERNKALYENKVISQSDFENIEKEYGMAKEHLEITKKNVALAKKNLEDTHIKAPISGIISEKNILKGQNIGPGDQLFKIVNVNQMYATIGVAPKDIFYVKKGQEARIKLDVSQNIFKGKVANIGPEPDGQTKTYPVKILLDNPENKLKSGMFAAVEIIIDTHTSTLAVPKKAVIKENEKSYIFIQKDEKAVKKEVKIGFEKDDYYEIIEAINKGEKVIVVGNEKLEDGSIVKVK
- a CDS encoding DMT family transporter, which encodes MKKIYGVIYSMISAALFGLQPVLAKIAYNNGMNTTTLLFLRFFLGAIMIFTYMNVKHIDFKINKKQGNYLIFLGIVGYGLTAFLLFLAYHYISVGLATILHFVYPIFVTILAFILYKEKLKMNKILALVLSGFGIYFLVGDGYLHLNMKGVILALISGISYAVYMVGLANKLFEDLNNYVMTFYLSLVAAIFLIVLGFVNNSIVLHMNKIGMSIAISIAFISSVIAPMLLLEGIRIIGPSNAAILSTFEPIVGTILGIIVLHECFTIKIAMGSALILVSVVMVTMANRNEQKKVECEK